The stretch of DNA cactaAAATGGATGTTTGCAGATGAGTCATAGTTATTTGCCGTAGCGATGTAAACCATCCCCAGATTTTGCTCTTAGTAATATTAAAAAGATCACTTATCAAATATATTGAGTTTACTGTTGTATAATAATATATAAATGTTCCAGAAAACCATTGAAATATTACGAAACATGCGAAACGTAGATTTTTTGTTCCAAAAACATTTACCGAACTATGGCTTAATCCAGTTCGGACTCGGTGGTGGAAAATGAGGTCGAACAACACTGCTGCATCTCGGTTTCCGCCGCCGTTGGACCTGTTAGTTAGCTACCATTATTCTCGTTTGCAATTTCAGCACAGTTGTTCTTCAAAATTTTCTGTAGTTTAATACTGCTATCGTGTGTGTTATTTGTACCATTATGTTTCGCATTCGgttcatcatcgtcctcatcagCGAGTTTCTTAGCGCACGAATGACTATTCAATCTTGCCGCATTTTCGGAACCGCATAAAATTTGTGTCACCTCTTTGTCTGTTGAAGAAATTTTGCCATTGAGTTTCCCCAAGTCGTAAACGTTTACTTCGGTAGTTTTTATAGGTTTAAACGTGTGCTCGTTCTCACTATTTTGTTCATTGATGAAATGGTCCGGCGAAGATGATGTCGAAGAACCGCCTCTTCCACTGAAACAAGCATTCTGCAACGATGTCTGCAGCAAATTATCGATATTCTGATTAGTCTGGGGAACAAATGTGGTCCACTCGTTCGTGTTGCTGTCCAAATATTCGATTGTGTTGAGGAATGTTTTCTTGGAGAATCCTCCAATCGCGTACAGACGGTCCTGTACAACGGCAACGGAAACGTTCGAACGTGGTGAGGTTAGGTTCGGTCCAGAAACCCAACATTTGTTGACCTCATCAAAGTATTCGGTTGTATTTAACGAGTGAGCTCCATCACTACCACCGACTGCGTATAACTTTCCGTTGAATTCGGCCAGCCCACAGCCTCGCCTAtaggaataaacaaaaaaaaacaatttagaaAATGCTGCCTTGGATTTTTCGTAGATTAAGATTGAACAGCGTGTTTAGCGCAGCTtacgaaaattatatattgtaACTCACTGAAACAGTTAAAACAGTAGTTATTATGGTTGAAAATGGGTTTGAAGACAAAAATAAGAACAAATGTCCTTCCGCTTGTAAAGTTGCCCTGAAAGGGTTTACTTTAAGTtatgagactttcagcctcccaTAGGGGAGCTGTAGGTAAGCCCAACACTGGGGGTAAGATCGGCACTCCttgagttttactagaaaactctgatTAACTATGTTTTCGAACACTGTACACATGTTAGTATTTGTTATTTTAGACGTTTTAAATCAAATCGAGCCCACCGTGATCCGCCAAGTGTCAaaatcccctttattccgcgcggcgagtggTGCATTCCCGTCGGCGACTGgtgtgactatagtttgtcactaagtgagatttgaagtcgtgtcctcatatgttatcgattcggttataaaaaataagttgaaaagtaATGTAGCTTCCACAATCAAGCGAGAAaatttgctatctcacgtcactcgccgcgtggaataagggGGAATAACAATCTAAACAAACGCAAGTGTCGAAGGTGCGCCACCAGATGAATTTTACGGTAGCGAAGTTTGAGCTTTTATTCTTGAACAAATCTTTAAATtatccaaaacaaaacaaaagaggCATAAGACAAATGCCTTTCTCTTACTGATAAATTTCGGGAAGATCTACAGAATCACTATGCAACTCGCTTGAAAAGATAGAGGCAGAAAAAAACACGCCGCGACATCTATTTCGCCACGAGGTagctattatttatttattgtattatttCATTGAGTTCCACCTTGGACTTGAAATTGCGAGCAAACCGACATTCCTGGGCCAACAATTTCACAGCCAAAATTAATTCCTCTAAACCAGtcatactcaacctgcggcccaccGGGCTCTTTTGGTTGGCCCGCCTGATCCGTTACCATTTTGTAATTTCAAAACtcaaataaattctgtacaagtttaatttattgctctgacttattttattttttcctatCAATCTTTAATCCTTTGCGGTCGggattaatttcccttgaaataGATCCTCTTGTCTTTCTACGCTTATAATATTTTGTCATACCGAGTACTGTTACCTATTGTTCATAGACACTCCATATACATTCATGAAAAAGATCACTAGAtattaaaattcgaaaaaatgtaaactgtaATGTAAAATGTTAAattgttgaataaagtatttagtatgattccctGCTGTGGTGTCTGAGAGCAAACGACCCCAACGGGTTAAAAAGTGCCACAAACACAAatattgcaaatattgcagtaagtcgTAATGTCAGTGGTTTTTAgtcgatcgatcaaagtttggagtaaattcaAAGGGCAGTTCAACGCATTGTACCAGAAATTAAAAATGCTATGCATATTCTCAGAATAAACGATtcgtaattttcattttcatgcaAGGAGTGATgacactcacacgtataaatAAGCACTCCTCATCCATAAACTTAgggggaaatttttcattcaaatggaaatatctctgtgaaatctgtgaaaaaaaaattgcatggtggggtacgatttcgagtttgagtcactgtacgtctttcagtaatagtaccaaatcagaaaacaggtcatgttttttttatgaaatagttttaacgttgaTAATTAGTTTAGCTCTGTACggattttgatggtttgcactcgaattgaatcggaaattctcatatatttttttcgatacgGTGTTCATTACGGTTATGGTcaaaattaacgaaaattgaaagaaaacacatttttctaTCATGTTACCGTGGCCGAGGCACAATATTTACCTCtctcaaggccgagtgtttactttttactagtttatttttccaaaatggTCTTTTTCGaggttagagacgaattaaCTGATGAATTttcaagcctctataattcaaaacatcatcatcatcatcattcaagtcgCCTTGCTTCTACTATCAGatagcagtctttctcaatgctaatgtcacacacagctcgattctaacggtgggtttagactagggatatattcatgtgaagaaatatgatgaggtttatagaaatcgcactagcgcgaacttatataatgaatatattcaaattttcggtgaatttattcacctcaagtagaactgcatccagtTTTAGTGATTCCcatcagtgagaaattcaccagcgtttacatatgcctgaatttattctaatcatagtggttatatatacctcgaagaagtgtatcatatatattctcacccgtttacatctattttcgcgtgaatgaatccatctatagctatagatctccctaatgtaaacccgccataagccACAGTTTTACTCgattctaagggtgggtttagactagtgatatattcatgtgaagaaatatgatgagatttatagaaatcacatcaaccgtttacactagcgtgaacttctataatgaatatattcatattttcggtgaatttattcacctgaagtagaactgcatccaactctagggatttctcaccagtgagaaattcaccagcgtttacatatgctgaatttattcatgttatatatacctcgaataagtgtatcatatttattctcacccgtttacacctattttcacgtgaataaatccatctatacctatagatctccctaatgtaaacccgccataaggaaGAATGAAAGATAGATATCGCGCAGTATGGGACAATTTCGTTCGGCGGAGGAACCGCGTTGATTTGCATGATGTCTGGTGAAGAGTGCCTCTGTATTTCTGGAATGTTAGTGTCATTTCTAAAACGCGAGCTTTTCTTTGTGGTGCAAAGGATTGAGCGTTAGTACCTCTTTGTCGGTTGGGCAAAGTTTTATGTCAATTACTTCATTAGAGTGATAAAAGATGTATGAGTAATGCTGGTAgcttattggcccaaaaacttgtttcaatagctcagaACTGTTTCTAAAGCAAACTGGttcaaatcacaaaaatctataaatatgagtaCGTGTATTGTTCTTAGTACGTGTTTTGTTTTCGCGAAAACAAGAAtaaatcatgaatcaaccatcttcagctgcgtctacaaaaaaaacacaaatggccGCTGCCGTTTtagaaatttcgatgcattctaaaaaatttttttataggGTATACCGGAgcaagttgaaacgattttttcgaagttcaacttaaaagttatcttaaaaaatcaccaAATCACTAAATAGAAATTTTCAACAAATACAAGGTATAACAGATGACTTTCTATAAAAAATTAGGAATCACACTGGATgcttcgaaaaatatcaattttgaaaatgtttagttttcatatgcattgtttCCCGTTGTCTCGTagagcggggtaagttgaaacgcggcaatatcatgagtttaatgtgcgGTTTTACCTCTCGAGTTAactacaactgatttatgaaacactaaattgaaagtattacatataaacatttggaaaaaGGGTTTAAGTACACGTGAGATGTGGGGGAGTAGTCTAATACACACAAAATGGATACTACATATGACGAATTAttatacgaaacaataacatcaagaatacgctttcatgtcagagtagagccactcgaaacggccactaatgaggtttatgggatcattcaaatattcaaatattacgtaacgcactcaAAAAGTGAGGAGGGGATGGCTTGTGGAAACTTGTTTAGGAATAAATCCAACTAAATCTAAACATTGTTATGCAAATGACCATTTGTTATATGTTATGTAGGGAAGagggagtctaaaatagtaaaaaaatgcgatacgtaatatttgaacgacccctaGTTGCAAAATTAACAAGTTTTACTTGTATCATGTCTGTGTATTCATCAATTTtgtagaacatactgaggaacgaaatatgaatgattcatattttttttaatttgtcatcattcattcatacagcaatcaTCGAAAAATAACGTCCGGAATCTGCGgtaatgtttaaaaaatagtcgatttcCACTGGTTTTAACTTTCAACTTACTGACGTGCAATTCtggcgatatttttgaaaaaaacagtgTTTTTGGACCGATTCAGCCAGCgcgaaaaaatatttgttttgatttcacagaACAAGGAAGAGTAAACAAAGGTGTGGATTGCGTTAatgcattccaatattctgaTAATGGCTGTCTCACGGTGggttgaaagataatgtttactttatacatttttatcgcgtcaatccatcattcctagtataagttatgatttccgatttaacttaccccgaatttcaacttgccccggtgtaccttatttaTTTTTGTCTGAAGAGGGCTTCTGTGAATTCAGTATGTTTGGATctttattggtgtaatgatgttgttttAAATTATAAGGGCTCTAAGCTTCCTCAATTAATTCGCTTctagcattgaaaaaaaaactaattggaAAAACTCAAgaactcggccttgagaaatacTATTTGGAAAGCCTTGCTCCCGTCCGGTCGCTAGCTGAATATCTCATAAATCGTTAATgacttatttgtgatttttttcaatcgcTCATTAAATTTTCGAGATTACAattattgtttccgggttaaaagtaAGGCATTTTTCAGTAttgagagttgtgttcttcggtggaaaactgaaactgaaaatttgtttcgatgcTATTGCTTTCGCCTCTGCCGTCACCACACAATAGTTTCGgtttggattttctgttgccgttctgcgtctTCTTGTTTAGAGATACTAAGAAACTACTTGAATATTCAAGATCAGTATTTCAGTTTCAGTGCAGCTCCTCACTGAGTGAAAGCATTGATTTATCGGTCTTTGTCATTACTATCGAATATGTATATTAAAgagttttattattaaaaatcactaatgttttttatcgtcggcaataatttcgtagttctttttttacaatgcggttgtgtcttgaACATCACtcttatttatttgtttttttgtggcccgcgacaccatgactaACAAGTGTTTGTAGCCCCTatgaaaaaaggttgagtaccgctgccCTAAACTATGGTTCTGCTGCTGTGGGATCTGAAACGTTGCATACAACTCAGAGTTCGAAATATTCGTCTACTAGAGAGTAAACATCCGTTTTTACCCACAAGGAAAAATAGTTGAGAATATGAGAGGAAATGGAAATtcatacgctcacttcgattttTGCGAGaaatgcaatgccgatttttattttttggcgAGTTATAAGCCGAAAAAAGGTTTCGTTTTCAGAATCTTGTTTCTCGCACGAATTTTGCACGCCTACAACGTGTCAAATCAGAACTGATTAGGCTAAACAGACTGACGTTGGTCAAgttagttttgatttttcgatcctTGTTTCattttccatattttcagtactaaattagaaacgaaaaaaacatttccgtTGGACTTCAAAGATAGAGAGAGATTTCACCACATCTcgctctctgaaaaagaattttcgatgAAAAGGAACAGACGAAAATATGAACATTGCACAACTCATCGagaactagattgattgactgaatatttaTTTCGCAGCTGAATGAGAATTTCGACTtgccttatggcgggtttacattaggatttattcacgcgaaaatagatgtaaacgggtgagaatatttATGATACatttcttcgaggtatatataaccactttgaatagaataaattcaggcatatgtaaacgctgctGAACGccgttggggaaaaataaagtttGTTGGCTCCCACTGGAGAAAACAAAATTCTGTTGTTAAGGTGATACTTACTACTCGCTGGAAGGATCAAGACTATATAATAGAATAGGAAAATTCTTTTACATCATCAGAAGGGACTTAAATTGCAGTATTTTCTCTTCcagcattgttttttttcatacgcGGCAGTGATTGTTTTCTGCATATGCATTGCGAGCGATCGAATTACGTGCGACTGATTCGCAAGTTAGCTGAtacattttggaaatgaaaaagctATCTGCGCCATGGGTGCCGcatttgctgaccgtcgaccaaaaacagcggcgcattgatgattcaacagccggtttggcgttgtcgAAGCGTAATCCAGCGGACTTCTTtagacgttttgtgacaatggataaAACGTtacattaccacactcctgagtccaatatgCAGTCTACAGAATGGCTGACAAGCCACGAAAGCCGGCCAGCGCGGTCAAAGAACCAATGATCGACCGGGAAGGTTTTAGCCTCCAATTTTTGCGATGTGAATGACATAATCTTCATCGATTAACAGCAGAAGAGAAAAACAATTACCGTAGAGTATCATGCAAGGTTATTGGACAAACTTaacgacgaaataaagaaaaaacggcCCCATATGGCGAAGAAAAAAGTTCCCTACCATTACTACAACGTACCGTCACATACGTCCTTAAAAGTGATGGCCAAGTCGGACCAATTACAATTCCAATTGGTTACTCACCCACCATATTTTCTAGACTTGGCCCCCATGTTCTCAAACCTCACGCCGTGGATCCAGGGAAAGAGCTTCGCACCGAATGAGGAAGTCAACGCAGAAACTGATCCATATTTCGAGAACTTATACGGtacgtactacagaaagggaatctaAATGATGGAAACTCGCTACTCGCTAACTATGTtgtggaataaatacagctttgctcaaaaaactattgttttcattaaaaatcccgaGACAGCTCATGTAGTATATATTGTTCGAATCCAAACTCTCGAAACGCTTTTGGAGTGAAACGGTGTCAACCACAACCACATGAAGGACCTCAGAAAAGCCAAACATTGCGTTGGAATCCGGATTGAGATGGCGAACGATGGTATCACTCTAGACCAGAAGGTGTACATCGAGTCCATCTTGAAGCACTCCAATGTGAGTGTTTGCAAATCGGTGAAAATCTCGGTGAACGCCAGCGAAAAACTCTCCAGTGAGAACTTGAGCTTCagtttgggtagactgtacacttcgtagttgctctccgttatTGACCTGAACCTTAATTATCTTTGATGATAATGATTTGAAGCGACTTACATTTGAGACGACAACAAGCAATCTGAAGACTTTCAGATGAAATTGCAATCGTTACACTGTATGGCCAAATTGGAACGATTCCAAGCTCATGAGTTTCTATTCAGTACAAAGGATTCATTGAAGCACAGACTTCCCTcggttttatttgacgtttgacAGCTAGTTAGTGAGTGCAACTCGATAATTAGGTTGCTTTTCCATCCCAGATAGCGAACTAGTACTATACTCAGAAAAATTTCAACGAAGATATACTACACAGACTACATTTTATAATTAGGATCAGGTGAATAACTGTACACAAAGGCTTCCACAACCATACAATTTGAAAATACGACTACGATCAATTGGAAGCAGTCGttattaaaacaaataaatataccTTGGGGTCAGCAGCGAGGGGGCGAAGCTCCATTGTTCATCCTCTGGATCATACATTTCCACCGATCCCAGACAGTTCCACGCATCGCTGCCACCTGCAACCCAAAGTTTACCCCGATACGAAGCTACACCGGCTTGGTAGCGGCCTGTGTTGAGCGGCGCTATCGAAAACCATTTGTTTTCTTCCGGTTTGAGCACATCACACTGACGGATGCCACTTTGGCCATTCCATCCACCGATGCAGTAAATCTTATCATTCAGAGCGCATACTCCGGCATTACTTCGAGCCAACGGAAGTTTGCACATTTTCTTCCACTTTTTGTCCGCCTTAGAGAGACATTCTACGGAATCCAACTCAGTTGTTCCTGAAAAAACGAAATGACCATTACTCTGTTACTAAAAAATGTTTAGAAACGTCAGTAACACATACCATTGCAACCACCGACAGCATACACAACACCGTTGATCACTGCGATCTGTACACGTCCTCGTGCTTCGCCCATATTCGATTCCTGGGTCCAGCTGTTCGTGTCCGGACAGTACGACTCAACTGATCGCAAACATTCCGCCCGATCATACCCACCACAAACAAGCAGTTTGCCTTCCAATTCCGCCACCCCCAGGCCACATTTGGGTCCGGACATTGTGGCCACTTCACAAAACAGTTCCGGTTTTTGTGATTCACCGAGATCCTCATCTCTGCTAACACTGGAGCTTATCGTGTCGGGAGTGGTGATTGGAGAAGGAGTAGTTGGTACGTTCAAACGTAGTTGAATCGATAGTCGCGACAGACTTCCGTTGAGAGTAACGAGCGAAATGAACGTATGATCCGCCACCTTTGAACTGCCAATGAGACTCCAGTCACAATTTTGATTGACATCATCATCTTGCTCCCCGATAGCTCGGTTGTAAAGAATCACGCGTGGTCTTCCTGGCGTCTTCAGTGCTTTTCTGTGCTTTTTATTACCAGGACATTTCAGAACTAAACGTTTGTAGTCTTGGACAAGATCACTTTCCGACTCCTGACCGGGGGGTAAGTCAAAACAATCCTGCAGTGAATTATCCAGCGCCAGATACAGCATATGCGATCGCTCCATCAGCTTAGTCACCTGTGAAAAAAGTCTCATCATTTGTTTGCTGACAAAAAACCATTTTATCTTACCGAAATACCCTCTTCCATCATTTGACGTCGTATCCAATCAAGCACCAAGCGGCAGAGAGAGGTCTCCGTAACCAAGGACATCTCCTGCTTCGTTTGATACAGTACTTCGATCAGAATGCATGGGAGCTGTAAGAAGCTTGGCTGTTGTGAGACCACAGCAAAGTTGTTTGCTATGTATGTATCGACTTCCTGCACAAAGTTCTTGTTGCGATTGATCCCTGGCAAGGAGCGTGTTTCGATGCAGGTTTCCGGCTCGAGGTCACTCACCATGTGCCGGGCGCATTCTTTGATCACGTTGTCAATCTTCAGCTGCCATGCAGCCAGATACACATCGCGTATCTAGAAAATTTTTTAACGGTAACTGTTCCAGTTCGGAACAAATACACACAGAAAGAAAGAGATGCTGGCGGTGTGTCCAGAAACGCCTCCATTCTCACTAATAGTCAAAACTCACCATATCGCTGGGCACTTCCAGCGAGCCGGTATAGGCGTACTCGACCAGATATTGCAACCCATAGGTGGTTATATTGCTGTTCAGTCGGTAGTAGGGCGTCTTACCTTCGGCCGCAGGCCCATTGAGATTTCCCTGGAAAAGAGAAACCAACGAGACGATTCTAGATCATTTGTTAACAAATCGAATCAAGTTTTGTTCCGTTTTGACCGGTTGGGAGCCCTGATCTGAAAACTCAAGACACAATACATGGTTAGTCCGGAAGTT from Toxorhynchites rutilus septentrionalis strain SRP chromosome 3, ASM2978413v1, whole genome shotgun sequence encodes:
- the LOC129775563 gene encoding influenza virus NS1A-binding protein-like isoform X2, giving the protein MTRKHGYNVTYDSDDAMESCGYLRFTDESMKANFLQSLSAMRRHRLFCDVILLVDNTEIHAHRNVLACVSSYLMELFSSDVGNLNGPAAEGKTPYYRLNSNITTYGLQYLVEYAYTGSLEVPSDMIRDVYLAAWQLKIDNVIKECARHMVSDLEPETCIETRSLPGINRNKNFVQEVDTYIANNFAVVSQQPSFLQLPCILIEVLYQTKQEMSLVTETSLCRLVLDWIRRQMMEEGISVTKLMERSHMLYLALDNSLQDCFDLPPGQESESDLVQDYKRLVLKCPGNKKHRKALKTPGRPRVILYNRAIGEQDDDVNQNCDWSLIGSSKVADHTFISLVTLNGSLSRLSIQLRLNVPTTPSPITTPDTISSSVSRDEDLGESQKPELFCEVATMSGPKCGLGVAELEGKLLVCGGYDRAECLRSVESYCPDTNSWTQESNMGEARGRVQIAVINGVVYAVGGCNGTTELDSVECLSKADKKWKKMCKLPLARSNAGVCALNDKIYCIGGWNGQSGIRQCDVLKPEENKWFSIAPLNTGRYQAGVASYRGKLWVAGGSDAWNCLGSVEMYDPEDEQWSFAPSLLTPRRGCGLAEFNGKLYAVGGSDGAHSLNTTEYFDEVNKCWVSGPNLTSPRSNVSVAVVQDRLYAIGGFSKKTFLNTIEYLDSNTNEWTTFVPQTNQNIDNLLQTSLQNACFSGRGGSSTSSSPDHFINEQNSENEHTFKPIKTTEVNVYDLGKLNGKISSTDKEVTQILCGSENAARLNSHSCAKKLADEDDDEPNAKHNGTNNTHDSSIKLQKILKNNCAEIANENNGS
- the LOC129775563 gene encoding influenza virus NS1A-binding protein-like isoform X1, producing the protein MIDCRRLLESNNFLSPSIDSFDLNKIPPIRKMRPRIESSIGDDAMESCGYLRFTDESMKANFLQSLSAMRRHRLFCDVILLVDNTEIHAHRNVLACVSSYLMELFSSDVGNLNGPAAEGKTPYYRLNSNITTYGLQYLVEYAYTGSLEVPSDMIRDVYLAAWQLKIDNVIKECARHMVSDLEPETCIETRSLPGINRNKNFVQEVDTYIANNFAVVSQQPSFLQLPCILIEVLYQTKQEMSLVTETSLCRLVLDWIRRQMMEEGISVTKLMERSHMLYLALDNSLQDCFDLPPGQESESDLVQDYKRLVLKCPGNKKHRKALKTPGRPRVILYNRAIGEQDDDVNQNCDWSLIGSSKVADHTFISLVTLNGSLSRLSIQLRLNVPTTPSPITTPDTISSSVSRDEDLGESQKPELFCEVATMSGPKCGLGVAELEGKLLVCGGYDRAECLRSVESYCPDTNSWTQESNMGEARGRVQIAVINGVVYAVGGCNGTTELDSVECLSKADKKWKKMCKLPLARSNAGVCALNDKIYCIGGWNGQSGIRQCDVLKPEENKWFSIAPLNTGRYQAGVASYRGKLWVAGGSDAWNCLGSVEMYDPEDEQWSFAPSLLTPRRGCGLAEFNGKLYAVGGSDGAHSLNTTEYFDEVNKCWVSGPNLTSPRSNVSVAVVQDRLYAIGGFSKKTFLNTIEYLDSNTNEWTTFVPQTNQNIDNLLQTSLQNACFSGRGGSSTSSSPDHFINEQNSENEHTFKPIKTTEVNVYDLGKLNGKISSTDKEVTQILCGSENAARLNSHSCAKKLADEDDDEPNAKHNGTNNTHDSSIKLQKILKNNCAEIANENNGS
- the LOC129775563 gene encoding influenza virus NS1A-binding protein-like isoform X4; the encoded protein is MESCGYLRFTDESMKANFLQSLSAMRRHRLFCDVILLVDNTEIHAHRNVLACVSSYLMELFSSDVGNLNGPAAEGKTPYYRLNSNITTYGLQYLVEYAYTGSLEVPSDMIRDVYLAAWQLKIDNVIKECARHMVSDLEPETCIETRSLPGINRNKNFVQEVDTYIANNFAVVSQQPSFLQLPCILIEVLYQTKQEMSLVTETSLCRLVLDWIRRQMMEEGISVTKLMERSHMLYLALDNSLQDCFDLPPGQESESDLVQDYKRLVLKCPGNKKHRKALKTPGRPRVILYNRAIGEQDDDVNQNCDWSLIGSSKVADHTFISLVTLNGSLSRLSIQLRLNVPTTPSPITTPDTISSSVSRDEDLGESQKPELFCEVATMSGPKCGLGVAELEGKLLVCGGYDRAECLRSVESYCPDTNSWTQESNMGEARGRVQIAVINGVVYAVGGCNGTTELDSVECLSKADKKWKKMCKLPLARSNAGVCALNDKIYCIGGWNGQSGIRQCDVLKPEENKWFSIAPLNTGRYQAGVASYRGKLWVAGGSDAWNCLGSVEMYDPEDEQWSFAPSLLTPRRGCGLAEFNGKLYAVGGSDGAHSLNTTEYFDEVNKCWVSGPNLTSPRSNVSVAVVQDRLYAIGGFSKKTFLNTIEYLDSNTNEWTTFVPQTNQNIDNLLQTSLQNACFSGRGGSSTSSSPDHFINEQNSENEHTFKPIKTTEVNVYDLGKLNGKISSTDKEVTQILCGSENAARLNSHSCAKKLADEDDDEPNAKHNGTNNTHDSSIKLQKILKNNCAEIANENNGS
- the LOC129775563 gene encoding influenza virus NS1A-binding protein-like isoform X3; its protein translation is MRPRIESSIGDDAMESCGYLRFTDESMKANFLQSLSAMRRHRLFCDVILLVDNTEIHAHRNVLACVSSYLMELFSSDVGNLNGPAAEGKTPYYRLNSNITTYGLQYLVEYAYTGSLEVPSDMIRDVYLAAWQLKIDNVIKECARHMVSDLEPETCIETRSLPGINRNKNFVQEVDTYIANNFAVVSQQPSFLQLPCILIEVLYQTKQEMSLVTETSLCRLVLDWIRRQMMEEGISVTKLMERSHMLYLALDNSLQDCFDLPPGQESESDLVQDYKRLVLKCPGNKKHRKALKTPGRPRVILYNRAIGEQDDDVNQNCDWSLIGSSKVADHTFISLVTLNGSLSRLSIQLRLNVPTTPSPITTPDTISSSVSRDEDLGESQKPELFCEVATMSGPKCGLGVAELEGKLLVCGGYDRAECLRSVESYCPDTNSWTQESNMGEARGRVQIAVINGVVYAVGGCNGTTELDSVECLSKADKKWKKMCKLPLARSNAGVCALNDKIYCIGGWNGQSGIRQCDVLKPEENKWFSIAPLNTGRYQAGVASYRGKLWVAGGSDAWNCLGSVEMYDPEDEQWSFAPSLLTPRRGCGLAEFNGKLYAVGGSDGAHSLNTTEYFDEVNKCWVSGPNLTSPRSNVSVAVVQDRLYAIGGFSKKTFLNTIEYLDSNTNEWTTFVPQTNQNIDNLLQTSLQNACFSGRGGSSTSSSPDHFINEQNSENEHTFKPIKTTEVNVYDLGKLNGKISSTDKEVTQILCGSENAARLNSHSCAKKLADEDDDEPNAKHNGTNNTHDSSIKLQKILKNNCAEIANENNGS